TGATCAATCACAGAAATTCGATCGGCCAGCTGATCGGCCTCGTCTAGATATTGGGTTGTTAGCAAAACGGTGGAACCATTCTTGACCAAGTCTCGAATCACGTCCCACATCTGACCTCGGGTTCGCGGGTCAAGCCCAGTGGTTGGTTCGTCTAAGAAAATTAGCGGTGGCTGAGCAATGAGACTGGCGGCGAGGTCTAAGCGCCGACGCATACCACCTGAATACTTTGACACTGGCCGTTTCGCGGCTTCCGCTAGGTCGAAAGCTTCTAGCAACTCCATGCCCTTTGCGCGCGCCGCTCGATGACTCAAACCGAGTAATCGACCGAACACGACCAAGTTTTCAATGCCGGTTATCTTTTCGTCGACAGAGGCGTATTGGCCCGTAACCCCGATAAGTTGGTGAACCGCTGGGGCCTCGGTGACGACATCTTTACCAAAGATACGTGCCGAACCACCATCAGGTTGCAAGAGAGTTGCCAACATCGAGATGGTGGTGGTTTTGCCAGCACCGTTCGGTCCTAGCACCCCAAAAATGCTTCCACGGGGTACTAAAAGGTCGACTCCATCAACGGCTCGGTTGTTACCAAATATCTTTACCAGACCGCGAGCGTCAATCGCGGCTGCTTCTTCCATAGCCATACGTGGCTCTGCTTTCGACGACTTCTAGACAAGAGTCAGGCCTCAGTGGCCGAAACAATAGGTTTCTAGCTTATGTTCTTATGGTTGAACGTGTGCGACAGGCGAGCGGATATTTCCGGTCGTGCGGCAACAGGGCCATTTTTAGCACGCTCGGAGGGACTCGAACCCCCAACCTTCTGATCCGTAGTCAGATGCTCTATCCAATTGAGCTACGAGCGCAAGAATCTTTCAGTTTAGGCGAACATCGACTAAACGCCTAAATCTCTCCGGAACTAATAAGCCACCGGCGACTTAGCCATCGGCTAAGAACGATCGAGGTGTTGTTCACCAGATGGTTCGGTATCCTTGTGGCTCTTCACGAACCGGCAAACCATCACGAAATCGACATTGCACCACGATCTGATTGATTAGCTCTTCTAACTCACGAGAGATCTGCAAGAAAACAGCTCCGTATGCCGACTTGCCTTCGGCCAATGCTGGCCGGATCCAACGAACTCGTACCGTAGTTTCGAGCCCGCCCAGTGAGATGGGTACCAACGTGCCAATTTGAACCTTGTCGTGGTCTGGCGCCACCACTTGTAAACCAGAAATTGAAATGTCAGAAACTAGGGCCATGGGCGGCTGTTTACGTCCTTTGGTGGTACCGAGTTTGGTTCCAGGAACTGCCCACTCAATTTCAAGATCGTCAGGGACGACCCTTTCTCCAAGTCTGCGGTTGGTCATCATGTGGTGCCTCACTCAGGAACTGAACCTACCCAACACTAAGACTACCTAACTTATACTCAGCTAGCACGCAATAATTCGCCAGAAATTACCGACTTCTGGCAGCACAGGTTTAGCTTGTTGCCAGATTCTGTACTTATATTTTATGAACCCAGCTCACAATAGTTATTTATGCTAATAATAAGTATTAGCTCATTGAACAAGTTGCCCGGTAGAAGCCATAAGGTTGCCAATGGCCAAAAGCGCATTTCTTGACGACCCATCTGCGATCTTAGACAGCATTGTAGATTGTGTCATCGTCCTTGATCACGATTTCGTAATCAAGGGAGTAAACAAAGCGGCCGAAATATTTTTCGGTATACCGGCTACTGCCCTGCTTGGTCAATCGGCTCTTGACCTGGTCGCTGATGGCGACCGAGTTGAAACGACTGTCCGATTTAAAGAACTGTTAGATGGCCATGAAATTCCGCCGGCGGTATTTCGAATAATAAGTGCCACCGGTAAGTCCCGCTGGGTGGAAGCCACCGGGCGAAGATTAGGCGCTCCCATTGAAAACATCGCCAGCGTATCAAGCGTTTTAAGTGCCGATGCTGCTTCAATTGTGGTGGCGCTTCGTTCAGTTGGTAGCAGGTTAAAGCGAGAGCTTGAAGGTCTCCAAGCCGTCCGGCGAGCTCATCTAATTTCCCAGTTGGCAGCACAATTGCAGACTGCCGGTCCCGCCACCTTTAGCGGAGTGCTCTTCAAGGCGTTTGAAGAAGTTGGTGCGCTACTGGGTGCTAATTTCATCTCTACCTATGAGGTCGAGGCTTCGGGGCGCAGTTTTGTGTTACGTAGCAGGTGGGAAGAGCAGATGGCGGCTCTGCGTTCGCGTGTGGTGCCTCAGGCGCGGGTGGCGGTTGAGCAAATACCGAATGTTGTAAAGGCGTTGACGGGGCCCGAATCGTTGGCACCCTTTGATGCGCAGTCACGCTTAGGAGCCGAGCTGCAGACGCTCGACGCCGCGGTTTGTTGTGGAGTGTTGGTTCCACTCTCGGTGAGCGATGAGCACGTTGGTGTTTTGGTGGTCAGCTGGAGCGAAGAACATCACGTACTGAATGAAGAAGCGCAGTTCCTAGCCGGTCTTGCCGAAGCGGTAGCGGTGGCTTTGAATCGTATAGTTACTAACCAGGCTTTGATAACCCAAAACTCACTTTTAGAACGAATATTTGAACGAACTAAAGTGCCAATGCTAATCGTGAGCCGCACTGACCTACGAGTGACCCGAGCTAATACTGCCGCTGCCGAGCTATATGGCATAACATCGAAGCGCCTTGACGGATTGTCAATAGCTCAAGTGTCGCCCGAGTTGGCTCAAGAGCTGATCGAGCTAGACAATTTGGCAGAGTATCAGGAATATCGTGACC
The genomic region above belongs to Acidimicrobiia bacterium and contains:
- a CDS encoding ATP-binding cassette domain-containing protein, with protein sequence MEEAAAIDARGLVKIFGNNRAVDGVDLLVPRGSIFGVLGPNGAGKTTTISMLATLLQPDGGSARIFGKDVVTEAPAVHQLIGVTGQYASVDEKITGIENLVVFGRLLGLSHRAARAKGMELLEAFDLAEAAKRPVSKYSGGMRRRLDLAASLIAQPPLIFLDEPTTGLDPRTRGQMWDVIRDLVKNGSTVLLTTQYLDEADQLADRISVIDHGRVVAEGTADELKASIGTAALQLRLREPSQAQQAALITQSVLGSLAAISDNTAQISAPMADPDRVTDLLVALREAGIRLAEVAVQKPTLDEVFMAITGHDTRDGIDEDVQEYAV
- a CDS encoding PilZ domain-containing protein — translated: MMTNRRLGERVVPDDLEIEWAVPGTKLGTTKGRKQPPMALVSDISISGLQVVAPDHDKVQIGTLVPISLGGLETTVRVRWIRPALAEGKSAYGAVFLQISRELEELINQIVVQCRFRDGLPVREEPQGYRTIW
- a CDS encoding PAS domain S-box protein, producing MAKSAFLDDPSAILDSIVDCVIVLDHDFVIKGVNKAAEIFFGIPATALLGQSALDLVADGDRVETTVRFKELLDGHEIPPAVFRIISATGKSRWVEATGRRLGAPIENIASVSSVLSADAASIVVALRSVGSRLKRELEGLQAVRRAHLISQLAAQLQTAGPATFSGVLFKAFEEVGALLGANFISTYEVEASGRSFVLRSRWEEQMAALRSRVVPQARVAVEQIPNVVKALTGPESLAPFDAQSRLGAELQTLDAAVCCGVLVPLSVSDEHVGVLVVSWSEEHHVLNEEAQFLAGLAEAVAVALNRIVTNQALITQNSLLERIFERTKVPMLIVSRTDLRVTRANTAAAELYGITSKRLDGLSIAQVSPELAQELIELDNLAEYQEYRDLRITMHGDHNGERSELELSIDTMTMMELPCYLIVVRNISGAN